A genome region from Gardnerella vaginalis includes the following:
- the purF gene encoding amidophosphoribosyltransferase, translating to MSAELEDIHEECGVFGVWGHSDAARLTYFGLHALQHRGQEGAGIVSNDNGHLKGYRNLGLLTQVFANEDIMKKLTGNSAIGHVRYATAGSGSVENIQPFLFCFHDGDVALGHNGNLTNCTTLRNKLEDEGAIFHSNSDTEVLMHLIRRSNKTSFMDKLKDALQIVHGGFAYLLLTEKELIGVTDPNGFRPLSLGRMSNGAYVLASETCALDIVRAEFIRDIEPGEIIVINDNGYTIDRYAENVQHAVCSMEFIYFARPDSDIYGINVHSARKRMGARLAKESPVDADMVIGVPNSSLSAAAGYAEASGIPNEMGLIKNQYVARTFIQPTQELREQGVRMKLSAVRGVVKNKRVIVIDDSIVRGTTSKRIVRLLREAGAKEVHMRISSPPLKYPCFYGIDIQTTKELIAAKHSVEQIRQYIEADSLAFLSLDGLVESIGLNKPAPYGGLCVAYFNGDYPTALDDYRDEFLTSLSKEDKEVLENIKKNSKYNF from the coding sequence ATGTCTGCAGAGCTTGAAGACATTCATGAAGAGTGTGGCGTTTTTGGCGTTTGGGGTCATTCAGATGCTGCTAGATTAACATATTTTGGATTACATGCACTGCAACACCGAGGTCAAGAAGGCGCTGGAATCGTATCAAACGATAATGGTCATCTTAAAGGTTACAGAAACTTAGGTCTTTTAACTCAGGTTTTTGCAAACGAAGATATTATGAAGAAACTTACTGGAAACAGCGCAATTGGGCACGTTCGTTATGCTACTGCTGGTTCGGGAAGTGTTGAAAACATTCAGCCTTTTCTTTTTTGCTTCCATGATGGAGATGTTGCTTTAGGACATAATGGCAATCTTACTAATTGCACAACTCTTAGAAATAAGCTTGAAGATGAGGGAGCAATCTTCCACTCAAATTCGGATACTGAAGTGTTAATGCATCTTATTAGAAGATCAAATAAAACTTCTTTTATGGATAAGCTTAAAGATGCTTTGCAAATAGTTCATGGTGGTTTTGCCTATTTGCTTCTAACTGAAAAGGAACTTATTGGTGTAACAGACCCGAATGGTTTTAGACCTCTTTCTTTAGGAAGAATGAGTAATGGAGCTTATGTACTCGCATCTGAAACTTGCGCATTAGATATTGTTAGAGCAGAGTTTATTAGAGATATTGAGCCTGGTGAAATAATTGTTATTAATGATAATGGTTACACGATTGACCGTTATGCTGAGAACGTTCAGCATGCTGTGTGTTCCATGGAGTTTATTTATTTTGCACGCCCTGATTCCGATATTTATGGAATTAATGTTCATTCTGCGCGCAAACGCATGGGAGCGCGATTAGCTAAGGAATCTCCTGTAGATGCAGATATGGTGATTGGCGTGCCTAATTCTTCTCTTTCTGCAGCAGCAGGTTATGCAGAGGCTAGTGGTATTCCTAATGAAATGGGATTGATTAAAAACCAGTATGTTGCTAGAACTTTTATTCAACCAACTCAGGAGCTTCGTGAGCAGGGAGTTCGCATGAAGCTCTCCGCTGTTAGAGGCGTAGTTAAGAATAAGCGTGTAATTGTTATTGACGATTCTATAGTGCGCGGAACAACATCTAAAAGAATTGTTCGTCTTCTTAGAGAAGCTGGTGCTAAAGAAGTTCATATGAGAATTTCTTCACCTCCACTTAAATACCCTTGCTTCTATGGTATTGATATTCAAACCACTAAAGAGCTTATTGCTGCAAAGCATTCTGTTGAGCAGATTCGACAATATATTGAAGCAGATTCTTTAGCCTTCTTATCTTTAGATGGATTAGTTGAATCAATCGGTTTAAATAAGCCAGCGCCTTATGGTGGGTTATGCGTAGCGTATTTTAACGGCGACTACCCTACTGCTTTAGACGATTATAGGGATGAGTTCCTCACATCTCTTTCTAAAGAAGATAAAGAAGTTTTAGAAAATATTAAAAAGAATAGTAAATACAATTTTTAA
- the purM gene encoding phosphoribosylformylglycinamidine cyclo-ligase, translating into MPHAYEEAGVSVEAGYEVVRRIKSHVNRTKRPGVVGGIGGFGGLFDLASLGYKEPVLISGTDGVGTKLVIAKMMNKHNTIGIDCVAMCVNDIAAQGAEPLFFLDYIACGKNNPEILEQVVSGVADGCVQSEAGLIGGETAEMPGMYDEDEYDLAGFAVGVAECSNIVDGSAICEGDVLIGLPSSGVHSNGFSLVRKALFEEAGFSVDTKLDELDGKTLGEVLLEPTRIYVKALKPLFAEHLIKGVAHITGGGFIENVPRMYADDLAAKIDTTSWSVPPIFGVIEKAGKVAHAEMFNVFNMGIGMVLAVDESKANEAMRILNEHDETAYIIGKMAKRENAAVELL; encoded by the coding sequence ATGCCACACGCATATGAAGAGGCTGGCGTAAGCGTAGAAGCAGGATACGAAGTAGTACGTCGTATTAAATCGCATGTGAATCGCACGAAGCGCCCAGGCGTTGTAGGTGGCATCGGCGGATTTGGCGGCTTATTTGATTTGGCATCTCTTGGTTACAAAGAGCCAGTGCTGATTTCTGGTACGGATGGCGTTGGAACCAAGCTTGTGATTGCAAAAATGATGAATAAGCATAACACTATTGGCATTGATTGCGTTGCAATGTGCGTAAACGATATTGCAGCTCAAGGTGCCGAGCCGCTTTTCTTCCTCGATTACATTGCATGTGGGAAAAACAATCCTGAAATACTTGAGCAGGTAGTTTCAGGCGTTGCAGATGGTTGCGTGCAATCAGAAGCAGGTTTAATTGGCGGCGAAACTGCTGAAATGCCTGGAATGTATGACGAAGACGAGTACGATCTTGCAGGTTTTGCAGTAGGCGTTGCAGAATGTTCGAATATTGTTGACGGCTCTGCTATTTGCGAAGGCGACGTGCTTATCGGACTTCCTTCTTCGGGAGTTCATTCAAACGGATTCTCTCTTGTTCGCAAAGCTTTGTTTGAAGAAGCAGGTTTTAGCGTAGATACGAAGTTGGATGAGCTTGACGGTAAAACGCTTGGCGAAGTTCTTCTTGAACCTACTCGAATCTATGTAAAAGCTTTGAAGCCACTGTTTGCTGAGCATCTTATTAAGGGAGTTGCTCATATTACAGGCGGCGGATTTATTGAAAATGTTCCGCGCATGTATGCAGATGATTTGGCTGCAAAAATTGACACTACTAGCTGGAGCGTTCCACCTATTTTTGGCGTTATTGAAAAAGCTGGAAAAGTTGCTCACGCTGAAATGTTCAACGTTTTTAATATGGGCATTGGCATGGTTTTGGCAGTTGATGAAAGCAAAGCAAACGAGGCAATGCGTATACTAAACGAGCATGACGAAACCGCTTATATTATTGGCAAAATGGCTAAGCGCGAAAACGCTGCAGTTGAGTTGTTGTAA
- the purD gene encoding phosphoribosylamine--glycine ligase: MKVLVVGSGAREHAIAHALLKGESVEEVTVAPGNPGIAADGIQTVNISQSDHDALIKFVKDNNYDFAFIGPEVPLMNGIVDDFEAHGIATFGPNKAAAQIEGSKDFAKKLMARHNVPTASYKTFDALEPARAYVLEHGAPIVIKADGLAAGKGVTVAMDEQTALDALEDIFVDHRFGQAGAKVVIEEFLQGQEFSLMSFVSGTDFWVMPISQDHKRAHDGDTGPNTGGMGAYSPVPQISDGTVQRAIDEIVRPTVEGLAKEGTPFTGVLYAGLIDTASGPKVIEFNARFGDPETEVVLPRLTSDFGEAIFNILHGKEPTFTWIKNGVTLGVVLASEGYPGTLVTGTPLPQIPIDENQGQHVYYAGVKSDEESGKLLTSSGRIALVQVHGDDVKDAQNNVYSILDKINLPHMFFRHDIASKALDL, encoded by the coding sequence ATGAAAGTTTTAGTAGTTGGTTCTGGCGCTCGCGAACACGCTATTGCACACGCGTTACTTAAAGGAGAAAGCGTTGAAGAAGTAACTGTTGCTCCTGGAAATCCTGGTATTGCAGCAGATGGAATTCAAACTGTAAACATAAGTCAATCAGATCATGACGCTCTTATTAAGTTCGTTAAAGACAATAACTACGATTTTGCGTTCATTGGTCCTGAAGTTCCGCTTATGAATGGCATTGTTGACGATTTTGAAGCGCATGGAATTGCCACTTTTGGTCCAAACAAAGCCGCAGCTCAAATTGAAGGCTCTAAAGATTTTGCAAAAAAGCTTATGGCTCGTCACAACGTTCCAACCGCCTCCTACAAAACATTTGACGCTTTGGAGCCTGCACGCGCATACGTTCTTGAGCATGGTGCTCCGATTGTTATTAAAGCGGACGGTTTGGCTGCTGGAAAAGGCGTTACTGTTGCTATGGATGAGCAAACAGCATTGGATGCTTTGGAAGATATTTTTGTCGATCATCGTTTTGGTCAAGCTGGAGCAAAAGTTGTTATTGAAGAATTTTTGCAAGGTCAAGAGTTTTCGCTTATGAGTTTCGTAAGCGGAACTGATTTTTGGGTTATGCCAATTTCTCAAGACCACAAACGCGCTCACGACGGCGACACTGGTCCAAATACTGGCGGCATGGGAGCTTATAGCCCTGTTCCACAAATTAGCGACGGAACAGTTCAGCGTGCTATTGACGAGATTGTGCGCCCAACTGTTGAAGGACTAGCTAAAGAGGGTACGCCTTTTACTGGCGTTCTTTATGCTGGCTTAATTGATACAGCTTCAGGACCTAAAGTTATTGAGTTTAATGCTCGTTTTGGAGACCCAGAAACCGAAGTTGTTCTTCCAAGACTTACTAGCGACTTTGGTGAAGCTATTTTTAACATTTTGCATGGCAAAGAACCAACATTTACTTGGATTAAAAATGGCGTAACTCTTGGAGTTGTATTAGCAAGCGAAGGCTACCCTGGCACTTTAGTTACTGGAACTCCTCTTCCTCAAATTCCTATTGACGAAAATCAAGGTCAACACGTGTATTACGCAGGAGTAAAAAGCGATGAAGAAAGCGGAAAACTTCTTACTTCTTCAGGCAGAATAGCTCTTGTGCAAGTGCATGGAGACGACGTAAAAGACGCTCAAAACAACGTCTACAGCATATTAGATAAGATTAATCTTCCTCACATGTTCTTTAGGCATGACATTGCATCAAAAGCACTAGACCTGTAG